A stretch of DNA from Sander lucioperca isolate FBNREF2018 chromosome 8, SLUC_FBN_1.2, whole genome shotgun sequence:
ATTGAAAGTGACACATTGAATGTGATATGATTTGTTTCTCAgataaaaaatcaatcaaaagcTTTGGATAGATAGCAGTGCTGAAAAGAACAGAATTAACTAACAAAGCtgcaataaaaatgtacatgGGCTCATGGAGGTTTTGGTAATTTACGATGATGCATACAATAGTGGAATTACAGAAGATTATTAGAATATATACTGCAAACATGATCCCAAAATAAAGGAATCTATATTTGTGAACTTCCACATGCCCACCAAGAGTTATATATGTTAAATTGAACTCATCATCCATTAAGAAAGtcaaatattaaatatgtattaatgAAACAATCAGATAATATAACAAGAatatgtttgtaaaaaaaaggatttttctCACATCTCACAAGATTGCAATAAAATGTCTTCTGTATTGGATTCCCTTTTTGATTTCCAGTTACCTGGGCTTGAAATGCACTCAATATGTGCACATCTCCAACATTTGGAAAGTGAACAGTTTGACCCTGTGAAATGTGTTTATCAGCCTGCGTCCCCCTCCATGGATCTAATTAAACTTTCCACCAAGAGTGATTAAGAAGTAAACAACTTTACCAACTCTGGGCTGTTAATCCTTAGGCACTGTTAAGTGCTGTCCACACGATAACTATAAGGATGAGTTTGGAAAATCGTTCTAACTCAAATGACTGGCAGAGTCACACCACAACTATAATGACAACAACAGTGGCGAAACGATATTGTTAAGATCACTTTCAAAACgaaacactgacagccaatcaaaatACATCCTTATATGCCACGGCAGACGACTGACCCCTAGATTCCACCGCCAGCAACCGTGGCCACTCTAGACAACGCTTGTGAGTCCACCAGTCGCGACGCAGCGTGTCGTAAAAGATTTCCAAAAGCGGGTCCCCCCTCCCTAAAAATATGTAACAAGTCTATTTTTGACGGAACCGCGTGGTGGCTCAACAGGCCGGGCAGGAAGTGGAAGGGATAGAGCATCCAAATGATGAAAGAAAACCACGGCACAGCCAGAACACTGTGCATCTCTGCCTGGTGGAATTTCGGTTTGAGAGTCAATCTTGAGTTTTGAAAGTTAAATCATACGGTCAGTGACGTTTGGCTGCTCTAATCCTTGGCTTTCTGAAGCTCTGAGCGTGGCGGTGTCAGTAGCACAGAGGTCCCCAGtaaatataactttatttttagaTTCATAAAATGAACCCAAATTCACAATTACAAACGTATGTAGGATATTACTACGGACACTCCAGCAACCTTACATCACATCTGAATTTTTAGTGTATTATGTATTctatagtgtgtagtgcgtGCTTGGTGACACCGTTTACAGTATATTATTGTTTATCCGTGTGGATGCTCAAAACGTTAATATCTCTAGCTCTTTCTGTAAAATGTGGGATGGATCCGCATGGATCGGGGCACAAAAAGGCAGACCATAGCTGGGTTGATGGCGAAGAGACACACGAAGGGGAAGCCCATTTGCTGGACCCTCAGAGGGTAGGGAGCATTGGAAGGTAGACAATCCTGTGGAAGAGCTGACAAGGGTAATGTGTGCATACTCAACTAAACATAGTTGTTTAGACCAGAGAACGGGTCGTGCATTTAATGGATTGGGTGACAGCATTGAAAACAGCATAACAAATGATACACTTGTGGTCAGACAAGAAAAAGTCATCAACAAAGAGCATTAAGGTTCAACCCCAAAGTAAAAACCAAGTCCAGGGTATGACCATGATTGTGGGTTGGCCCTGATACATGTTGTATTAAATTCAAAGACTGAGTTGTGCTTAAACACTCAGCAGCAAATTTATCAGATGCCTCATCTACATGTATATTAAAATCACCAACAATCAAGATTTTATCAAGTTTAACAACCACAGAAGATTACAACTTGGCAAATTCGGTTAGAAATCCTTTAGTTGGACCAGGTGGGCAATAAATCAACACACAGTAAAAATGATTAACCAGTCCAATTCTGAGCATAAGTGCCTCAAAGATGTTAAACTCACCAATGTCCACTGAGCAGCAGATAAACTCTTTGGTAAAAACAGCAGCTAGGCCTCCTTGATCGGACATCCTTGGCACACTGACAAAGTTACAGTCTGTGGGACACAGTTTAATCAGGGCCACGTTGTTGTCTCTGTAATAAACTAAAAGTCCAGATCGTGAGACACAAAGAAGTCCCTTAGGATCAAAGTCTTATTAGACACTGACCTTGCGTGAATTAATGCCATCTAAATCAGATTGGACTGCAATGGCTGATTATGGTTGCAGGTAATCTGGAACAGATTGCTACCATTTACTGTGGATTTATGAAAGGAGACACATTTCTCAACACATTTTCACTCCCAACTTGACAATTACTAATGTCTGGTCAGGATCCCCTTACTACTCCCTATCAATGTCGCTCTTCATTCAGCATCTTACAGCACCGCGGTCGAGTTGCTGCTCTGCCTCATGGGTCCTTTACAGACACTAAAAGGTGCCTTTTGCATCACGATCTAAAGTCCCTAACAatggcaggaaatacgaccaacaggagcgttttccatcctcatatctaaatGTAACGGTCGCTGTTTTATTAGGTTTAGGCAGAAAAACAACTTGGTTCGGTTTAGGCAGAACACTTTAAAATCTGGTTACAGGGTATCTGTACATTTgttacgttacttcacttcGTTATGCAtgtgtaaagtaaaaaaataaatgttattatattattttcaaacaagacacaaaccccggtctcctgggtgaaagtcttgacaGGACTACAACAGCCAATATTTTGAATTGGAAAGATTACGTAATGGAGTACATGGTCAGGAAATTAGGTCAAACAATGCTGCGACTTCAGGCCTCAAGAGGTTGATGACGTTCTTCATATATTAGTAACTATTTTGGTGGAAAGGTTAATGAGATCCTTGGAGGGTGAAGCAATCTTATAAAAACATTCCACAGACTCAAACAGTTCACTTTCTGAAATTTGGAGATGAACACACACCAGGTGACTATCAAGGTCAGATACCTTTTGAAAGAGTAAGACACTTCAGTACAGGTTGGATGTTAGTATAATCATGAATGAAGATTTTATGGAAGCTAGCTATAAAATCTGCCTGTTTTATTACTGAACATTTAGTTTTAGACAACAATAATGGATGagttaaatgtaacatataTAACTCTGGGTGGGCATGTGGAAGTTGACAGATTcagatatgtttatttttttattatgttcatAGCATATATTCTAATATTATGCAGTAATTCTATTATTGTGTACCTTATCTGGGTTCACCAAAACCTCCATGAGCCTATGTATATTTTCATTGCAGCTTTGACACTAAACTGTATTCTTTACAGCACTGCTATCTATCCAAAGCTTTTGTTTgactttttatctgaaaaacagatcatatcttattcagcctgtctctttcaatttcaaatattttactCTTTAGGCTGTTCAGAATTCTTACTGTTGTCAGCCATGGCCTATGACagatatgtgtctatatgtaaaCCTCTGCAATATCACACTATCATGAGGAAAACCACAGTGAGTGTTTCCCTGTTGTTTGCTTGGCTTGTGCCTGCGTGTCATCTTGCAGTCCAAACAATATTAAGTTCTGACGCGAAACTGTGTGACTTAACTTTAAAAGGAATATTTTGTAACAATTCAATTTACAAACTTCAATGTGTGACACCAAGAGTAATTACTATATTTggtattgttattttattagatCTCTCAATTCTGCCTatgcttttcatagtttttacaTACACAAAGATATTTATAATAACCTATCGAAGCTGCAGAAAAGTCAGGAAAAAAGCAGCAGATACCTGTTTACCCCACCTGATGGTTTTAATCAGTTTCTCCTGTTTGTTTGCATATGATGTCATTATAGCTCGAGTACAATcaaattttccaaaaactgcACGCATAATAATGATGTTACAAATAGTTTTGTATCATCCTTTGTTTAACCCACTCATATACGGGctcaaaatgaaagaaatttcTAAACACCTCAAAAGGTTGTTCTGTTCAGCCAAATTTAATTGACGTAATAACACTGATTACTAATGTACAGACAATTCTTCTGAAATAATCATGCTGAGATGTGAATTGTTGAAAGGTATTAAATGTACGTACGTATTTCCATACCGTTTAAAGATACTCTTTACTGTTTGTTATGGGAACAGTAAGGTGTCTTGATTTAGAACAATGTAATAGCTAATATCTGTatttatacaaaaaaacatttttattctaCATTATCAACTCATCACAACTGATATGTAGACTTGTTTCTGTATTTTCCTTTGTCATGAATGTAATTAGCAAACTAAGTTGTTTTGAGCAACAATGATATTTGGTGTTCACCgctgttttttgtctttcactGTAACACATTCTGACTCAGGAGTAAATCCCTATTTTTCACTTCAAGCTATGACTTTAATATTGATACTCCATCTTGACCATTTTCTTATTCACATTGAAAATAAATAGATTCACACTGGGAATTTCTTTGTACTTGGAATCTAAATAATGTACTTAATTAGAGCttgtttatgaaaaaaaaaaaacattgaaatggGAAGGATCCCACAACAGAGTTTGGGGCTAAGCCCCAAATGTCCTCAGAATGCTAATATCAGGCGCCGTCACGAGTCAAAACATGCTAGTGTCATTGCTAACCCTAACGTAAAAAAGAGAATGTTATGACTTTGAAGTCGTCATATAATGCCACATTATGATCCTGTCAGCtgcaaaaagtaagaaaaaaccaacaaacaaaataatgatacaaactaaaaaaataaaaggtcaACACAGAAGTTAGTTCAAATTTAGTTATTAAGATAAACCCTGTGAGATGTATCATCTCATTTTCAACATATAGCACAAAAAAATCAATGCAACAtacataaaacaggaaaaaacaaaacaaaaacatcaacacaTACATTAGGTTGATCAAAATAGTACAACcacagtataaataaataaacattagaGTGTGAGTGGATCAAATACAGTCAGgtataaacataaaaacagtgaCAGCTTCCTTAATAACAAAGTGCTTATGAAACAGATTCAAACAGCTTCTTAAAATCATCGACTGACTCTGCATTTTTATAATTAGGGGAAGATAGTTCCAGAGGGTGGGAGCAGCCACTGCAAAGGTTATGCCTAGATTTCACTGACCTTGTGTTGATTAATGTCATCTTAATTTGGCTGGATTACAATAGCTGATAATGGTTGTAGGTAATCAGGACCAGGTTGCTGCCATTTATTGTGGATTTatgaaccagagcacatttcttAGGCCTGAAGTTTGTGATGATGCAACAACTTATCCCTCCCAACTTAGAAAAttctgacgcttggtcaggaccccttgATGTCACTTTTTAACTCTCTAGGTACCTCTGTGGAGTCATTTAAACACACTTGCTCGGGACTCCTTGGCGTGATTTTTATCGTGCAGTGTAAAACCACTTGGGGTTAGGGAAAGACTGTAGGTGGGGCTAAAATCTTTACATTTGTTGCGTTACCTCACTTCTGTTATTTTTACACAAGACACggaccccggtctcctgggtgaaagtcttgacaGGACTACCACAGACAATATTTTAAGTTGGAAAGATTACGTAATGGAGCAAATGGTCAAGAAAAATAGGTTCAACAATGACTTCAGGCCTCCAGAGGTTAATGAAGTACTTTATATATAAGTAACTATTGGTGGAAAGTTTAATGAGATCCTTGGAGGGGAAAGCAATTTCATAAAAACTTTCCACAGACTCAAACAGTTCACTTTCTTAATTTTGGAAATGAACACACACCAGGTGACTTTCAAGGTCAGGTATCTATGAATGGGTAAGAGACTATAGTACAAGTTGGATGTTGGTATTATCATGAACGTGAGAGCTCTTTTTAGGAATTCATTCAAGCTTGTTAtaaaattgctttttttattactgaacatctaaacattttcaaaacatttagtTTAAGGCAGAATTAATGGATGATGAGGCAAATGTAACTTATATAACTCTGGATGGGCATGTGGAAATTAACAAATAcagatatgtttatttttttattatgtttatagTATATACTCTAATAATCTGCAGTAATTCTATTATTGTGTACCTTATCTGGGTTCACCAAAACCTCCATGAGcctatgtacattttcattgctGCTTTGTTACTGAACTCTGTTGTTTACAGCACTAATATCTACCCAAAGCTTTTGATTgactttttatctgaaaaacagGTCATATCTTATTCAGCCTGTCTATTtcaattttatatattttatacttttgCCAGTTCTGAATTCTTATTGTTGTCAGCTATGGCCTTTGACAggtatgtgtctatatgtaaaCCTCTGCAATATCACaatgtcatgacaaaaaccacaGTGAGTGTTTCCCTGTTGTTTGCTTGGCTTGTGCCTGCGTGTCATATTGCAGTCCAAACAATATTGAGTTCTAAAGCAAAACTGTGTGACTTAACTCTAAAAGGAATATTTTGTAACAATTCAATTTACAAACTTCAATGTGAGACATCAAGAGTAATAACAATACATGGTGTTGTTAGTTCAGTAGATCTCGCAATTCTGCCTATGCTTTTCATAATTTTTACATACATCAAGATATTTATAGTAACTTATCGTAGTTGTAGAGAAGTCAGGAAAAAAGCTGCAGAGACCTGTTTACCCCACCTGTTGGTTTTAATCAGTGTCGCCATTTTGAGTGCATATGATATCAGTATAGCTCGAGTAGAATCCAATTTTACGAAAACTGCACACTTAATAATGATGTTACAAACAATTTTGTATCATTCTTTGTTTAATCCACTCATATACGGgctaaaaatgaaagaaatttcTAAACACCTCAAAAGATTGTTCTGTCCAGCCAAATGTATTTGATGTAATAACACTGATTACTAATGTACAGACAATTCTTCTGAAATAATCATGCTGAGATGTGAATTGTTGAAAGGTATTTAATGTACGTACTTATTTCCATAACGTTTGTAAATAcactgtattgtattgtattgtaatttACTGTTAAAGAGACTCTTTACTGTTTGTTATTGGAACAGCAAGGTGTCTTGATTCTGAACGTACTGGCTAATATCTgtatttatacaaaaaaaaaagattattattcTGCATTGTCAAGTCATCACAACTGATATGTAGactttttctgtattttacttTACTGTCATTAATGTAATTAAATGTTATGGAAACAAACTATTTGGTGTTCAccgctgttttttttctctttcactgtAACACATTCTGACTCAGGAGTAAATCCTTATTTTTCACTGCAAGCTATGACTTTAATATTGATACTCAACTCATGAGGGTGTCCGGTGGCCATCTTGACCATTTTCTTATtcacagtgaaaataaattgattCACACTGGGAATTTGGTTGTACTTGGAATGTAAATCAGGTACCAGAGTGCATAAAAAAGCCTCAAAATGGAgcttgtttataaaaaaaacaacaacatttgaTTGGGTAGGATCCCGCAACAGATGTTGGGGCAAAGCCCCAAATGTCCTCAGGATGCTAATATCAGGCGCCGTCACGAATCAAAACATGCTAGTGTCATTACTAACCCTAACGCTAAAAAGAGAATGTTATGACTTTGAAGACGTCATATAATGTCACATTATGATCCTGTCAGCTGCAAAAAGTAAGCAAGGAggtcaactttatttataaaacaCCTTTCAACTCAAGGGTGACAAGGTGCTGTACAGCAACATTGAATAAAAAAtagaaagtaaaaagtaaatagAAGAAGacactgaaaaaacaaacaaaataataatacaaaataaaaggaATTCAGTTCAAATTTAGCtattaggataaaccccttgagatgtatcatCTCATTTTCAACATATAGCACAAAAAAATCAATGCAACAtacataaaacaggaaaaaactaaacaaaaacatcaacacaTACATTAGGTTCGTCAAAATAGTACAAccacaatataaataaatagacatTAGAGTGTGAGTGGATCACCAAATACAGTCAGGtataaacattataaaaacaGTGACAGCTTCCTTAATAACAATAGCAGTCCATCTTAAAGTGAAAAGACGGCATGCTTAAACATCCCAAGTATGGTAATGGGTCTTATACTAAAAGGCAAATGATTCCATTCTGCTGGAGCTTTAAACTTAAAAGCTCTTTTGCAAATGGTTTCATAAAAGGAGGGACATAGAAATAAAGCTGATCAGAGTGCCAAACATGGTAA
This window harbors:
- the LOC116046652 gene encoding olfactory receptor 11A1-like: MDELNVTYITLGGHVEVDRFRYVYFFIMFIAYILILCSNSIIVYLIWVHQNLHEPMYIFIAALTLNCILYSTAIYPKLLFDFLSEKQIISYSACLFQFQIFYSLGCSEFLLLSAMAYDRYVSICKPLQYHTIMRKTTVSVSLLFAWLVPACHLAVQTILSSDAKLCDLTLKGIFCNNSIYKLQCVTPRVITIFGIVILLDLSILPMLFIVFTYTKIFIITYRSCRKVRKKAADTCLPHLMVLISFSCLFAYDVIIARVQSNFPKTARIIMMLQIVLYHPLFNPLIYGLKMKEISKHLKRLFCSAKFN
- the LOC116046638 gene encoding olfactory receptor 6K3-like, which codes for MDDEANVTYITLDGHVEINKYRYVYFFIMFIVYTLIICSNSIIVYLIWVHQNLHEPMYIFIAALLLNSVVYSTNIYPKLLIDFLSEKQVISYSACLFQFYIFYTFASSEFLLLSAMAFDRYVSICKPLQYHNVMTKTTVSVSLLFAWLVPACHIAVQTILSSKAKLCDLTLKGIFCNNSIYKLQCETSRVITIHGVVSSVDLAILPMLFIIFTYIKIFIVTYRSCREVRKKAAETCLPHLLVLISVAILSAYDISIARVESNFTKTAHLIMMLQTILYHSLFNPLIYGLKMKEISKHLKRLFCPAKCI